From a single bacterium genomic region:
- the clpB gene encoding ATP-dependent chaperone ClpB, whose product MDINKLTQKSQEALAAAQSLAVERGHQEVDCEHLLLALMGQEEGLVPRLLARMDVQRDGLLNATEGVLDTRPRVSGPGMDPSSIRITQRLSKVLLSAEKEAKRLKDEYVSVEHLLMGLMDDDKAGKLLGQFGATRDRFLSALTDVRGSQRVQSANPEATYEALDRYGRDLVKAARDGKLDPVIGRDAEIRRVVRILSRKTKNNPVLIGEPGVGKTAIVEGLAHRIVRGDVPEGLKDKTVFSLDMGALVAGAKFRGEFEERLKAVLNEVKESDGRILLFIDELHTIVGAGKAEGSMDAGNMLKPMLARGELHCIGATTLDEYRKHIEKDAALERRFQPVLVEQPTVEDTISILRGLRERFEVHHGVRIQDNAIVAASTLSHRYITDRFLPDKAIDLVDEACAMIRTEIDSMPAELDAASRRVMQLEIEEAALRKEKDKASKERLKALQKELQDVRGQADALRSQYEVEKQAIQKVQALREKIENVRIEIEKAERAYDLNRAAELQHGELPKLEAQLHEEEEQLDRTHDGAALLREEVTEEEIAETISRWTGIPVTRLVEGEREKLLKLDSVLHERVVGQDEAVQLVCDAVIRARAGIKDPRRPIGSFIFLGPTGVGKTELAKTLAEALFDTEDNMVRIDMSEYMEKHAVARLIGAPPGYVGYEEGGQLTEAIRRKPYSVILFDEIEKAHHDVFNVLLQILDDGRLTDSQGRVVNFKNTVVIMTSNIGATHLMDGITENGEIKEGARDAVMRDLRANFRPEFLNRVDDVVLFKPLLLSEIERIVDLMVAELRKRLADRRIGLELTETARAFIAEAGYDPVYGARPLRRYLQRELETRIGRALIAGQVADGATLRVDAPAGELDIQIDAPPEVRRP is encoded by the coding sequence ATGGACATTAACAAGCTGACCCAGAAATCGCAGGAGGCGTTGGCAGCCGCGCAGAGCCTGGCCGTGGAACGCGGCCATCAAGAGGTGGATTGCGAGCATCTGCTGCTGGCGCTGATGGGGCAGGAAGAAGGTCTGGTGCCGCGGCTTCTGGCTCGGATGGATGTCCAGCGGGATGGATTGCTGAACGCCACGGAAGGCGTGCTTGATACGCGGCCGCGCGTTAGCGGTCCGGGGATGGACCCGAGCAGCATTCGCATTACGCAGCGTCTATCAAAGGTTCTGTTGTCGGCCGAAAAGGAAGCCAAGCGGCTGAAGGACGAATACGTCTCCGTCGAGCACCTGCTTATGGGCCTGATGGACGACGACAAGGCCGGAAAGCTGCTCGGCCAGTTTGGTGCGACTCGCGATCGGTTCCTTTCAGCGTTGACCGACGTCCGCGGAAGCCAGCGCGTCCAAAGCGCCAACCCCGAAGCGACGTACGAGGCGCTGGATCGTTACGGGCGCGACCTGGTGAAAGCCGCCCGCGACGGGAAGCTCGATCCAGTGATCGGTCGCGATGCGGAGATCCGTCGCGTCGTGCGCATTCTGTCGCGAAAGACGAAGAACAATCCGGTGCTGATCGGAGAGCCCGGCGTCGGCAAGACGGCGATCGTCGAAGGACTGGCGCATCGCATCGTACGCGGCGATGTTCCGGAAGGCCTGAAGGACAAGACGGTATTCTCGCTCGACATGGGCGCGCTGGTTGCCGGTGCAAAGTTCCGCGGCGAGTTTGAAGAGCGCCTGAAGGCCGTCCTGAATGAAGTGAAGGAAAGCGACGGGCGAATCCTGCTCTTCATCGACGAGTTGCACACGATCGTCGGCGCGGGCAAGGCCGAGGGCTCGATGGATGCCGGCAACATGCTGAAGCCGATGTTGGCTCGCGGCGAATTGCACTGCATCGGCGCAACGACGCTCGACGAATATCGCAAGCATATCGAGAAGGATGCGGCCCTGGAGCGACGCTTCCAGCCGGTGCTGGTGGAACAGCCGACGGTCGAAGATACCATCTCGATTCTGCGCGGCCTGCGCGAGCGCTTCGAGGTACACCACGGCGTGCGCATTCAGGATAACGCGATCGTCGCCGCGTCAACGCTGAGCCATCGCTACATCACCGATCGATTCCTGCCGGATAAGGCGATCGACCTGGTCGATGAAGCATGCGCCATGATCCGCACGGAAATCGATTCGATGCCGGCAGAGTTGGATGCTGCTTCACGTCGCGTGATGCAGTTGGAAATCGAAGAGGCAGCGCTCAGGAAGGAAAAGGACAAGGCGAGCAAGGAACGCCTGAAGGCGCTGCAGAAGGAACTGCAGGACGTTCGCGGCCAGGCGGACGCGCTGCGCTCGCAGTATGAGGTCGAGAAGCAGGCAATCCAGAAAGTGCAGGCTCTGCGCGAGAAGATTGAGAACGTGCGGATCGAGATCGAGAAAGCCGAACGCGCTTACGATCTCAATCGCGCGGCCGAATTGCAGCACGGCGAACTCCCGAAACTGGAGGCGCAACTCCACGAAGAGGAGGAGCAACTTGATCGGACCCACGATGGCGCAGCATTACTGCGCGAAGAGGTCACGGAAGAGGAAATCGCCGAGACCATCAGTCGCTGGACGGGCATTCCCGTAACGCGCCTGGTCGAGGGTGAACGCGAGAAATTGCTGAAGCTCGATAGCGTTTTGCACGAACGCGTCGTCGGCCAGGATGAAGCCGTGCAACTTGTGTGCGACGCGGTGATTCGTGCACGCGCCGGTATCAAGGACCCACGCCGTCCGATTGGCAGCTTCATCTTCCTCGGCCCGACCGGCGTGGGGAAGACGGAACTTGCGAAGACGCTGGCCGAAGCGCTGTTCGATACGGAAGACAACATGGTCCGCATCGACATGTCGGAGTATATGGAGAAGCACGCCGTGGCGCGGCTGATCGGTGCGCCTCCGGGGTATGTCGGCTACGAAGAAGGCGGTCAGTTGACGGAGGCCATTCGCCGCAAACCCTACTCGGTGATTCTGTTCGATGAGATCGAGAAGGCACACCACGATGTGTTCAACGTGTTGCTACAGATTCTCGACGACGGGCGTCTGACCGACAGCCAGGGACGCGTGGTGAACTTCAAGAACACCGTCGTGATCATGACAAGCAACATCGGTGCGACGCACCTGATGGATGGCATCACGGAGAACGGCGAGATCAAGGAAGGGGCGCGCGATGCCGTCATGCGCGACCTGCGGGCGAACTTCCGTCCGGAGTTCCTGAACCGTGTGGATGACGTGGTGCTCTTCAAGCCACTGCTCCTGAGCGAAATCGAGCGCATTGTCGATCTGATGGTTGCCGAGTTGCGGAAACGTCTCGCCGATCGCCGCATCGGGCTGGAACTGACGGAAACGGCTCGCGCGTTCATCGCGGAGGCCGGTTACGATCCGGTCTACGGCGCCCGACCGCTGCGGCGTTACCTGCAGCGCGAACTCGAGACGCGGATCGGCCGGGCCCTGATCGCGGGCCAGGTGGCCGATGGCGCGACGTTGCGGGTGGATGCTCCAGCCGGTGAACTGGACATCCAGATCGATGCTCCGCCCGAAGTCCGACGGCCGTAG
- a CDS encoding Hsp20/alpha crystallin family protein, with product MAEKTIPETRQSVEAETAETRERGRYLVPPVDIYETEHELVVVADMPGVAKEDVNVHVDDGILTLEGRSKHALEGEPRFREYTLQNFYRQFQLGEQIDQEKINASLKNGVLTIALPKAEKAKPKQIAVTVA from the coding sequence ATGGCTGAGAAGACGATTCCCGAAACCCGGCAGAGTGTTGAAGCGGAAACGGCAGAAACCCGTGAAAGGGGTCGCTACCTGGTCCCGCCGGTTGATATCTACGAAACGGAACACGAACTGGTGGTCGTGGCAGACATGCCCGGCGTTGCGAAGGAAGACGTGAACGTCCACGTGGACGACGGCATTCTGACGCTCGAGGGTCGCAGCAAGCATGCGCTCGAAGGCGAGCCGCGCTTCCGCGAGTACACGCTGCAGAACTTCTATCGCCAGTTCCAGTTGGGCGAGCAGATCGACCAGGAGAAGATCAACGCCTCGCTGAAGAACGGCGTGCTGACGATCGCGCTGCCGAAGGCCGAGAAGGCCAAGCCGAAGCAAATTGCGGTCACGGTGGCGTAG
- a CDS encoding Hsp20/alpha crystallin family protein, with amino-acid sequence MRMWDAFEGLDVLRRELDRVFEDSGLPRAGKSMPRFAFLPGRAARGYPLVNLDENADAIVIEALAPGLDPESLEISVVGDQLTISGEKPGLGEKVQSESYHRSERSAGRFVRTIELPAAVNQNSAKAEYKNGLLLVTLPKAEEAKPKKIAVSVT; translated from the coding sequence ATGAGAATGTGGGATGCTTTTGAAGGGCTCGATGTCCTTCGCCGTGAACTGGACCGCGTGTTCGAAGATTCGGGACTGCCGCGCGCAGGAAAGTCGATGCCGCGGTTCGCGTTCCTGCCCGGACGCGCCGCGCGGGGTTACCCGCTGGTGAACCTGGACGAGAATGCCGACGCGATCGTTATCGAAGCGCTGGCGCCGGGGCTTGACCCGGAATCGCTCGAGATTTCGGTGGTCGGCGATCAACTGACGATCTCCGGCGAGAAGCCGGGCTTGGGCGAGAAGGTGCAGTCCGAATCCTATCACCGGAGCGAGCGCTCCGCCGGTCGATTTGTCCGGACGATCGAGTTGCCCGCCGCAGTGAATCAGAACTCCGCGAAGGCGGAGTACAAGAACGGCCTGCTGCTGGTGACGCTGCCGAAGGCGGAAGAGGCCAAGCCGAAGAAGATCGCGGTCAGCGTGACCTGA
- a CDS encoding NAD(P)H-dependent oxidoreductase encodes MANHPKILVISGSLRRESFNTRLAQIGARGAEAAGAEVTDVNLRDYPLPLFDEDLEAEKGMLPEAKALKTLIAQHDGLLIASPEYNSSITAVLKNAIDWTSRKETADEPMVSAYAGKTAALMSASPSALGGLRGMFHLRDILQNIRVTVLADYVTVSSAHQQFEGEDLKDAQLRDRAEGIGRRLAEHLASLK; translated from the coding sequence ATGGCAAATCACCCAAAAATCCTAGTAATCTCAGGCAGTCTGCGCCGCGAATCGTTCAATACGCGTCTGGCTCAGATCGGAGCGCGCGGTGCCGAAGCGGCAGGTGCCGAAGTCACCGACGTCAATCTGCGCGACTATCCATTGCCGCTTTTCGATGAAGATCTCGAAGCCGAGAAGGGCATGTTGCCCGAAGCAAAAGCCCTGAAGACGTTGATCGCCCAGCACGACGGCCTGCTCATCGCCTCGCCCGAGTACAACAGCTCGATCACCGCCGTTCTGAAGAACGCGATCGATTGGACGTCGCGCAAAGAAACTGCCGACGAGCCCATGGTCTCCGCCTACGCCGGAAAGACCGCGGCGCTCATGTCCGCGTCCCCCAGTGCATTGGGTGGTCTGCGGGGCATGTTCCATCTTCGCGATATATTGCAGAACATTCGCGTCACCGTGCTGGCAGACTACGTCACGGTCTCCAGCGCACACCAGCAGTTCGAGGGCGAGGACTTAAAGGACGCGCAATTGCGTGATCGCGCCGAAGGCATCGGCCGCCGTCTGGCCGAGCACCTTGCGAGCCTCAAGTAA
- a CDS encoding DoxX family protein, translating to MVKTWEGIFNTRTQQALNDVGLLLLRVFFAGMMFGGHGLGKLLNFNDKMDSFSDPLGIGSAASLALAVGAEFFCSILVFFGIATRFAAIPLMITMFVAGFLVHLANGDPFFSKVEFPMLYLMGFAALALMGPGRLSVDHLIKKRMLRA from the coding sequence ATGGTAAAGACCTGGGAGGGGATTTTCAACACCCGCACTCAGCAGGCCCTGAATGATGTTGGTCTGCTCTTGCTGAGAGTCTTTTTCGCCGGCATGATGTTCGGCGGGCATGGACTTGGAAAACTGCTCAACTTCAACGATAAGATGGACTCGTTCTCAGATCCCTTGGGGATCGGCAGCGCCGCCTCCCTTGCTCTCGCCGTGGGGGCCGAGTTCTTCTGCTCGATCCTCGTCTTCTTCGGAATCGCCACTCGATTCGCCGCGATTCCTCTCATGATTACGATGTTCGTGGCGGGTTTCCTCGTCCACCTGGCGAATGGGGATCCCTTCTTCTCGAAGGTCGAATTCCCGATGCTCTACCTGATGGGATTTGCAGCGCTCGCCCTGATGGGGCCCGGCCGGCTCTCAGTCGATCATCTGATCAAGAAGCGCATGCTCAGGGCTTAG
- a CDS encoding VOC family protein, with protein MQVSRGELNVYATNVPHSVAFYSQVFGFEPFSDNYMGAGDGEKWQRLRSGDIVLNVFQAETDDQAPPPGFAPSLSADLLIDDLDELVRRLEEFGTRMSEPAEFPGGRYIHFMDPDGIAWEAIEMGTEAVPPPPPEES; from the coding sequence ATGCAAGTCAGCCGAGGCGAGTTGAATGTGTATGCGACGAATGTCCCGCACAGCGTGGCGTTCTATTCGCAGGTGTTCGGGTTCGAGCCATTCTCCGACAACTACATGGGTGCCGGGGATGGCGAGAAGTGGCAGCGGCTGCGATCCGGCGACATTGTCTTGAACGTTTTCCAGGCAGAAACGGACGATCAGGCGCCGCCTCCGGGCTTCGCACCATCACTGTCGGCGGACCTGTTGATAGACGATCTGGATGAACTGGTTCGGCGACTCGAGGAGTTCGGAACACGCATGAGCGAACCCGCCGAGTTTCCCGGCGGGCGCTATATTCACTTTATGGATCCGGATGGGATTGCGTGGGAAGCGATCGAGATGGGGACGGAGGCGGTGCCCCCTCCCCCACCCGAGGAGAGCTAA